Proteins encoded together in one Quercus lobata isolate SW786 chromosome 3, ValleyOak3.0 Primary Assembly, whole genome shotgun sequence window:
- the LOC115982731 gene encoding F-box/LRR-repeat protein At2g40920-like, producing the protein MSLMRLRIRSACQSLRLRQLCTSTSKSDTTHHFLISTFNRDTFLQHLFSIPIIHQTLSLGSKPTSLLTPTLRLFHPKDLNISQYLNPFFLLHPNGYPHSSHTPILTYNPSTQQTLTLPLDPHSLTPDTDTTTLSVDTHFGFDPLTKTHKVLRLKWTVAIPEPYPRVTQMVCTVLTLGCSSNGSWRKVKINPELPFHSVKYMSVGKSVCINGVIHWLPQYGNSIVAFDLKDEEFRLIPRPHDYKAQNFILPLNRLIELGGCLALVADKYKYGNRDDDPILQLWILKDYHNHVWVKEEFYVPFYWGDWELFPIGTVPSGEIILKALNYTRGVMFYDMEGQDFKVVDITGLPEWVYSRCSGINTTVSVYEG; encoded by the coding sequence ATGTCCTTGATGCGTTTGAGAATCAGAAGTGCCTGCCAATCTTTGCGTCTTCGTCAACTATGTACATCCACATCCAAATCCGATACCACCCACCACTTCCTAATTTCTACCTTCAACAGAGACACATTCCTACAACACTTGTTCTCCATCCCAATAATCCATCAAACACTCTCTCTGGGATCCAAACCCACCTCACTCCTCACACCCACACTCCGTTTGTTCCATCCCAAGGATCTCAACATTTCTCAATATCTCAACCCCTTTTTTCTCCTTCACCCCAATGGCTATCCCCATTCCAGTCACACCCCTATTCTCACCTATAACCCTTCCACCCAACAAACACTAACTCTTCCCCTTGATCCTCATTCACTCACTCCTGATACAGATACCACTACTTTGTCCGTTGATACACATTTTGGCTTCGACCCTttaaccaaaacccacaaagtGTTACGACTTAAATGGACAGTTGCTATTCCAGAACCATATCCTAGAGTTACTCAAATGGTGTGCACGGTTTTGACACTAGGCTGCAGCAGCAACGGTTCGTGGAGAAAGGTAAAGATAAACCCTGAGCTGCCTTTTCATTCTGTCAAGTATATGAGTGTTGGGAAGAGTGTGTGTATTAATGGTGTAATACATTGGCTACCACAGTATGGGAATTCTATTGTGGCTTTTGATCTTAAAGACGAGGAATTTAGACTAATCCCACGTCCCCATGACTACAAAGCTCAAAACTTTATACTGCCACTTAATCGATTAATTGAACTTGGTGGATGCTTGGCTTTGGTAGCTGACAAATACAAATATGGTAATCGCGATGATGATCCCATTTTGCAGTTGTGGATACTAAAGGATTACCACAATCATGTATGGGTTAAGGAGGAATTTTATGTTCCATTTTATTGGGGGGATTGGGAACTTTTTCCTATTGGGACTGTTCCCTCTGGGGAGATAATACTTAAGGCGCTTAATTATACTCGCGGGGTGATGTTCTATGATATGGAGGGACAAGATTTCAAGGTGGTTGATATAACTGGCTTACCTGAATGGGTTTATTCACGTTGTTCTGGAATTAACACAACCGTTTCTGTTTATGAGGGCTAG